The following are encoded in a window of Megalobrama amblycephala isolate DHTTF-2021 linkage group LG19, ASM1881202v1, whole genome shotgun sequence genomic DNA:
- the LOC125254250 gene encoding uncharacterized protein LOC125254250 → MAQKYNSRWRRKVKSQQNTCKRYRRKDTQGQENREATNWRSDDCSTEQVTRSANLEDSSNTNVCNIHYANHSSQCYGHTSEMHHSGLNVESEPEQPIYMQTFPEHLPEFVEEGTLDDNALFDEDFSIDDDLSFEDSFELNLEEGTELESSTNTVDHPLYRNAPISVAESLLLIMTFANRHKITGKALSDLLTLISLHCPSDTQTECLKNLHKFKQLFDDPSSLLLHTYCSSCFMIVESIDTQCKTCEANVSMEGSTSYFIEVPIEAQLKRLFAQEGFEEKLKFRFNRHKKCHDSIEEIYDGKTYQKLTTCNGPLSDSRNISLMWNTDGIPIFKSSKFSVWPFYCVINELNFVERTKRENMIFAGVWFGDSKPSMLTFLEPLCGTLNKIEREGISLQFAGAQEPFICKAFTIAGTCDLPAKALVLNTVQFNGHFGCLKCEQPGQTVKTGERGHVHAFPFQKTDPKGPPRTHKGFVDYAKMAYDSNSVVRGVKGPTFLSRLTSYDLVLGTGIDYMHCVLLGVMRLLMFLWFSTEFSRCAFSMVRSIKEVDKRLEEIRPPFMIRFPRSVSSHRMFFKASEYRSILLFFGPVVFRGILAGLYYNHFLLLSEAIFILLMESITPAQIDHAEKLLWNFCSQMSGLYGERYMTANLHLLVHLADSVRALGPLWTHSCFHFEDKNGYLLRLIHGTQNIPAQMVNAVKTIQYLPSITQNIKLNIVTTEFLARMTNSNSYQPSNVVNIVAMLGASFNRCLETDDIFLLEQFLGQALHSNVVKAYNRAQIGKIIYTSQQYVKAKRRNNYTVLFCDGAQIKYGQIKLLCSYKEPNEGQNEIKLAFLNEFAVASINLLQDTLTGGTCFHIVSLLEVPVRKTVVGLESILAKLMFIDLSSMPGIVFAAHFPNKLERD, encoded by the exons atgGCGCAGAAGTACAACTCACGCTGGAGGAGAAAGGTGAAGAGCCAGCAAAATACTTGCAAAAGATACAGAAGAAAG GACACACAAGGACAGGAAAATAGAG aagcAACAAACTGGAGGTCAGATGATTGCAGCACCGAGCAAGTGACCAGATCTGCTAATTTGGAAGATTCTTCAAACACAAATGTGTGTAACATCCATTATGCCAACCATTCATCCCAATGCTATGGACACACAAGTGAGATGCATCACTCTGGTCTTAATGTTGAATCAGAGCCTGAACAGCCTATTTACATGCAAACATTTCCTGAGCACCTACCTGAATTTGTTGAAGAAGGGACTTTAGATGACAATGCGTTATTTGATGAAGACTTTTCAATTGATGATGACCTCTCATTTGAAGACAGTTTTGAGCTTAACCTAGAGGAGGGAACAGAACTCGAAAGCTCTACAAACACTGTAGATCATCCACTGTACAGAAATGCACCAATTTCTGTTGCAGAGAGTCTTCTCCTCATAATGACTTTTGcaaacagacacaaaataacAGGAAAAGCTCTCAGTGATTTGCTTACATTAATATCTCTGCACTGCCCCTCTGATACACAGACTGAGTGTCTTAAAAATTTACACAAATTTAAACAGTTATTTGATGATCCCTCCTCTCTGCTTTTGCACACATATTGTAGCTCATGCTTCATGATTGTTGAGAGTATAGACACCCAGTGTAAAACCTGTGAAGCCAATGTGTCGATGGAGGGGTCAACCTCCTATTTTATTGAGGTTCCCATTGAAGCACAACTGAAGAGATTGTTTGCTCAGGAAGGTTTTGAAGAAAAACTTAAGTtcaggtttaatagacataaaaAATGTCATGACAGTATTGAAGAAATATATGACGGAAAAACCTATCAGAAATTAACTACTTGCAATGGGCCTCTCAGTGATTCCAGAAACATTTCGTTAATGTGGAACACAGACGGTATACCTATTTTTAAGTCTTCAAAGTTTTCTGTTTGGCCTTTTTATTGTGTCATAAACGAGTTAAATTTTGTTGAACGCACGAAACGAGAAAACATGATATTTGCAGGTGTTTGGTTTGGGGATTCAAAGCCGTCAATGTTGACATTCCTTGAACCACTGTGTGGCACTCTGAACAAAATTGAAAGAGAAGGAATTTCTCTTCAGTTTGCAGGAGCTCAAGAACCTTTCATATGCAAAGCCTTTACAATTGCAGGAACCTGCGATTTGCCTGCAAAAGCTTTGGTACTTAATACTGTTCAATTCAATGGACATTTTGGGTGTCTAAAGTGTGAACAGCCAGGTCAAACAGTGAAGACTGGAGAGAGAGGTCATGTCCATGCCTTTCCTTTCCAGAAGACAGATCCAAAAGGCCCGCCTCGTACTCACAAGGGGTTTGTAGATTATGCTAAGATGGCCTATGATTCCAACAGCGTTGTTCGTGGGGTGAAGGGACCTACGTTTCTCAGCAGACTAACAAGCTATGATTTGGTCTTGGGCACAGGTATAGACTACATGCATTGTGTACTACTGGGAGTAATGCGTCTATTGATGTTTTTGTGGTTTTCCACAGAGTTCTCTCGATGTGCATTCAGTATGGTCAGATCAATCAAAGAAGTTGACAAACGTCTGGAAGAAATAAGGCCACCATTTATGATTCGATTCCCTCGTTCTGTGTCTTCTCACAGGATGTTCTTTAAAGCATCTGAGTATCGGtccattttgctgtttttcgGGCCAGTTGTATTCCGGGGCATTCTTGCAGGACTGTACTACAACCATTTCCTGCTCCTTAGTGAAGCAATCTTTATTCTTCTGATGGAGTCAATAACCCCTGCTCAAATAGATCATGCTGAGAAACTACTCTGGAATTTCTGTTCTCAAATGAGTGGACTCTATGGTGAGCGATACATGACAGCCAATTTGCACTTACTTGTCCATTTAGCTGATAGTGTAAGAGCTCTTGGACCTCTGTGGACACACTCTTGCTTTCACTTTGAAGACAAAAATGGGTACTTGCTCCGTCTTATACATGGAACCCAGAATATACCTGCCCAAATGGTAAATGCTGTAAAGACTATACAATATCTCCCTAGCATCACACAAAACATAAAGCTGAACATAGTAACTACTGAGTTTTTGGCCAGAATGACAAATAGCAATAGTTATCAACCAAGTAATGTTGTCAATATTGTGGCCATGTTAGGGGCATCATTCAATAGATGTCTTGAAACTGATGATATTTTTCTTCTGGAACAGTTTCTTGGTCAGGCTTTACATAGTAATGTGGTCAAGGCATATAACAGAGCTCAAATAGGGAAAATAATTTACACTTCCCAGCAGTATGTCAAAGCCAAAAGACGAAACAATTACACAGTGTTATTTTGTGATGGTGCGCAGATCAAATATGGACAGATTAAATTATTGTGTTCCTACAAAGAACCCAATGAAGGTCAGAATGAGATAAAACTtgcgtttttgaatgaatttgcaGTTGCAAGCATAAATCTTCTACAAGATACTTTGACAGGTGGAACGTGTTTCCATATTGTTAGCCTCCTGGAAGTTCCTGTGAGAAAGACAGTGGTAGGACTTGAAAGTATTTTGGCAAAGTTGATGTTCATTGATTTGTCCTCGATGCCTGGTATTGTGTTTGCTGCACATTTCCCTAACAAACTTGAAAGGGACTAA
- the LOC125254254 gene encoding uncharacterized protein LOC125254254 has protein sequence MELRRAVGMEEKTVARLKRRMSAEGTNTKLPRRARNPPKKMSLYEPDPSSPRDNQDGLFVFLTFEDGYTAKIFNLCDILNKDDKPIACFRDLTPGEEVLARWSDNKFYKATVDFTGTADKTVDTKKATKKDMKKRDAAAQRFYNLPFLPQAGQSTSAQDHLNTLDQNVIQPPTTWPVYQPPPTESFLPVQPQLQHATAWPQYQLPVSQSSPNTPQHYQHSPFQSLNQYRTTLSPIPHNSRLSQYSKHHQPHTALPTPSDQTQQQPVLADLDQRRQPPAPTAKESFLKMLHSPNTHQKPAVLGDQSQTSTSEHETSSSSADALIIEHDPIPEREPCFISPESAEDRSWKPCEACKTEVEKLVEEKAKLHDVLCGISGEHLDAFRSFLDKVEQIQPQAGVWAPKGRSRQQELYPGSGLFLSSTHLAAIHASAKKDCLRLFHLLFDEFFTAEECQNAVAFGKHGKVPDGKRVLDKFKVNAIITYIMRCSTLDGWTPVEKSKVKKAFINKCRIRATTL, from the exons ATGGAGTTGCGGCGGGCAGTCGGAATGGAGGAAAAAACAGTTGCAAGACTCAAAAGAAG aatgaGTGCAGAAGGAACTAATACAAAACTGCCCAGAAGAGCGCGAAACCCTCCGAAAAAGATGAGTTTGTATGAACCAGACCCCAGCTCCCCCAGAGATAACCAAGATG gactttttgtatttttgaccTTTGAAGATGGATACACAGCAAAGATTTTTAATCTCTGTGATATACTTAACAAAGATGATAAACCCATCGCTTGCTTTAGAGATCTGACACCAGGAGAAGAAGTACTTGCAAGATGGTCTGACAATAAGTTCTACAAAGCTACAGTAGACTTCACTGGAACAGCTGACAAAACGGTGGATACCAAGAAGGCGACTAAGAAGGACATGAAAAAAAGAGATGCAGCTGCACAAAGATTCTACAACCTTCCATTCCTACCTCAAGCAGGCCAGTCCACCTCTGCACAGGATCACCTAAATACTTTGGACCAAAATGTCATTCAGCCTCCAACAACCTGGCCAGTGTACCAGCCTCCACCCACAGAGTCATTTCTACCTGTCCAGCCACAGCTCCAGCATGCAACTGCCTGGCCACAGTACCAACTTCCAGTTTCCCAGTCATCACCAAATACGCCACAACATTACCAGCATTCACCATTCCAGTCGCTCAACCAGTATCGAACTACTCTGTCTCCAATTCCACACAATTCCAGGCTTTCGCAGTATTCAAAGCATCACCAGCCTCACACAGCACTACCCACACCTTCAGACCAAACACAACAGCAGCCTGTTTTGGCAGATTTGGATCAGCGGAGACAGCCACCAGCTCCTACAGCCAAAGAAAGCTTCCTCAAAATGTTGCACAGTCCTAATACACATCAAAAACCTGCTGTTCTTGGGGACCAGAGCCAGACAAGCACCTCTGAACATGAGACTTCAAGCTCATCTGCAGATGCTTTAATCATCGAACATGATCCAATTCCAGAAAGAGAACCATGTTTCATTTCGCCTGAGTCAGCAGAAGACAGATCGTGGAAGCCATGCGAAGCATGCAAGACAGAGGTGGAAAAATTAGTGGAGGAAAAGGCCAAACTGCATGATGTGCTGTGTGGCATAA GTGGTGAGCACCTCGATGCATTCAGAAGTTTTCTGGACAAAGTGGAACAGATCCAACCTCAGGCTGGTGTTTGGGCTCCAAAAGGCAGATCTCGGCAGCAGGAGCTATATCCAGGAAGTGGCCTCTTCTTGTCCTCGACTCACCTGGCTGCAATCCATGCATCCGCAAAGAAGGACTGCCTTCGCTTGTTCCATCTTCTTTTTGATGAATTCTTTACTGCAGAGGAGTGCCAGAATGCTGTGGCATTTGGGAAACACGGAAAGGTGCCAGATGGGAAGAGAGTCCTGGATAAGTTCAAAGTCAATGCAATTATAA CTTACATCATGCGCTGTAGTACACTGGATGGTTGGACACCGGTTGAAAAAAGTAAGGTCAAAAAAGCCTTCATAAACAAATGCCGCATCAGGGCCACAACACTGTAA